AACGTTGAATATCTTTATGCATTTATGGCTCGTACCGAAAAGCATGCTTATGTTGTTTTAAGAGTTGAAAACAATAAAACAGCCGAAGAAGCACTGTCAAGTGCAGGATTTAAACTTATTACAGAAGCAGATATAAACAAACTGTAGGAGGAATGTTAAAAAACTCAGAACTGATTGTAGGGGAGGGAACCGAACCCGACCGCACCCTGTGGGTGATGAAGGAAGGGTGCAGGGCTGTGCTGTAACACAATGAAAACGAGGGTGATTTATTCGCGTGAAGTTTGAATTGATGTTACGAACGGACTTACGTGCCCTCCAGTAAATGCAAAATGCAAAAGGCAAAGTGCAAAATGAAGGTAAAGATTTTTTGAAAAATCTTTGGAATTTATACTTTTTGCTAAATTCGTCCATTCTGAAGTTTTTTCCGTATTCCCCCCAATCAAGAAAACGGGGATGACTCTTTACACTTTGAAAGTGTAAAGAGTCATCCCCGTTTATTGTGAATTAACACAACAAGGTTCTCCGAAAATCTTAAGCCTTTGGCTTTTAGATTTTCGTGAGGTTCTTATTATTATATAATAGCAAAGCAAAGTTCTCAGTTTAAAATTTTTTCCATCCATATATGCGGGCAGTCTTCTTCGTACTCAATTTCTCCGTACTCTGAAAAACCAAGTTTTTTATAAAAATCTTTTGCGTGAAGTTGAGAATGTAAAATAATCTTTTCTCCGTTTTTTTCTTTAGCATAATCTATAGCACTCTCAACTAAAATTGTTCCTATTTTAAAATTACGATAATTTTTTAAAACTGCCAGTCTTCCTAAAATATAATCTTTGGGATTATCTAAGGTAAATAATCTCAAAGTACCGACAGGAACGCCTTTATAGAAATACACAAAGTGTGTTGCACTATTATCAATCTCATCATATTCTTCTAAAAATCCCTGCTCTTTTATAAATACTTCTTCCCTTATGTTTCTTGCCTCGTCAGGAATAACTTTATATACTTTTATTTTACAATCACTCATTCTTTGCGAAAAAACGCATCCGCAAAAATTTTGCCTGTATAAATCATACTGCTCGGATAATTCACAGGAGCGTTTATATCCGTTTTCCTTTTTAAAATCTGACACAAGATATTTTATATTGTACTTTTCTTCAAGTAATAAGCCTATTTCATTTAAAGTATTTGAATTTTTGTGAGGACTTATCGAAAGAGTTGTTGTAACATAATCAAAATTATTTTCTTTTGCGTAAGAGAAAGTCTTATCAAGGCGAAGATAAAAACAATCTTTACATCGCCCTGCACCCTCAGGGTACAGTTCTTTACCCCTTGCAATATCGAAAAATTCGTTGTTGTCATACTTTGGAGCAATTATTTTTATATTTTTTAAATTCATAAGTTCAAGAAGTTTTTTTAATTCTTCCAGCCTGAAATTATATTCCCTCTCAGGACTGATGTTGGGATTATAGAAAAATAATGTTATATTAAATATATCCTTTAATTTTTCTAAAACCGCACTCGAACAAGGAGCACAGCAAACATGAAGAAGCAAAGACGGTTTCTCTTTGCTTCCCCTTATCTTTTCTATTTCTTCTTTGTATAGTTTATAATAATTCTTATTCATCTTAATAAACACTATTCCTAATTTTTGTCGGCGTACGCCTGAATAGTAAGAATATCTTTACAGGTTTTTAGTACTTCTTTTGTAGAGTTGATACTTTCTTCTCCTTTAATATCCTTTAAAAATTCTTCTAACCCTGTAGTTTCATATCCTTCTTTTTCATAAGGAACAAAACCGTTTGTACCCTCCAAGGCAACCTGTAACAAAGCACCGTCAGAACTGTCTATTCCAACATCTTTTGAGCCGCCTTTTAATTTATATTCAATTACACCTTTTGTGCCCCAGATTGTAATTCTCCAGTAAGTTTCCAAATTAAAACCACAACTTGCAGGAGCAGCATAGGAAACATCGCCTATAAATCCTGCACCGTTATCAAGTTCTATCATAAACTGTCCACAATCTTTAAAAGATTTAACCTCTTTTGCAAAATGATTCCAGGTACGCGCACAAGTAACTTTTTTAAGTCCAAGTCCGGTAACAAAACGGATAAGGTCAATTCCATGAATTGCAATATCGTTTATAGTTCCGCCATGCTTACCTTCTTCAAAATACCACATAGGTCTTACACCATACTGAAGCGGATGCTGTGCAGTCATATTAACAGCACCGATTTC
Above is a genomic segment from Oscillospiraceae bacterium containing:
- a CDS encoding GNAT family N-acetyltransferase; the encoded protein is MNKNYYKLYKEEIEKIRGSKEKPSLLLHVCCAPCSSAVLEKLKDIFNITLFFYNPNISPEREYNFRLEELKKLLELMNLKNIKIIAPKYDNNEFFDIARGKELYPEGAGRCKDCFYLRLDKTFSYAKENNFDYVTTTLSISPHKNSNTLNEIGLLLEEKYNIKYLVSDFKKENGYKRSCELSEQYDLYRQNFCGCVFSQRMSDCKIKVYKVIPDEARNIREEVFIKEQGFLEEYDEIDNSATHFVYFYKGVPVGTLRLFTLDNPKDYILGRLAVLKNYRNFKIGTILVESAIDYAKEKNGEKIILHSQLHAKDFYKKLGFSEYGEIEYEEDCPHIWMEKILN
- a CDS encoding Gfo/Idh/MocA family oxidoreductase gives rise to the protein MNLVFVGYKHRHTGEIYHEAMANPDINVLGAWEDTEEGKALADGLGLSFNYETFEDVLNDKNVDAICLGGSYGERGQEAIEALKAGKHVYGDKPICTSLTELAEIESLASKNNLKVGCYFTMRFQKGMKTIRELILNGDLGEIGAVNMTAQHPLQYGVRPMWYFEEGKHGGTINDIAIHGIDLIRFVTGLGLKKVTCARTWNHFAKEVKSFKDCGQFMIELDNGAGFIGDVSYAAPASCGFNLETYWRITIWGTKGVIEYKLKGGSKDVGIDSSDGALLQVALEGTNGFVPYEKEGYETTGLEEFLKDIKGEESINSTKEVLKTCKDILTIQAYADKN